A genomic segment from Glycine soja cultivar W05 chromosome 18, ASM419377v2, whole genome shotgun sequence encodes:
- the LOC114395868 gene encoding uncharacterized protein LOC114395868 translates to MLMGRGGSFSARGPGKRDALKAVMSGTGSGNGSDSSNANTGTSIGAASRSKNAPGNRIDIGWKHGTNVLGNGKKVKCNYCSKINNGGIFRFKRHLAGTRWDSEPCASVLEEVKMLMMNVIAKVANASEKRRKLNSIHEEGTEGVEVESNSSQSGIQWKGMLAFKGRGKAKFVQASGGEGVQATLNQLYKKGDKDKVDDQCAEFWYTSAIPFNVIKNPTFAKFCDMVGRYGVSYKPPSYHDIREKLLKRAVTKTDVMLQEFRDEWKKTGCSIMSDGWTDKKRRSICNFLVNSPKGTIFLYSLDTSDISKTTDKVLKMLDDVVDFVGEENVVQVITDNVANYKAAGELLMHKRENLYWTPCVAHCIDLIFEDFEKHLKVHQTTITKGRRITTYIYGRTMLISIMKKFTNGRDLIRPGMTRFATAYLTLACLHEFKASLMSMFSSEEWKTSKFGTSQEGRKVQNMALDSRFWNNVTMCLKVAALLMVVLRLVDSDVKPAMGFIYEEMENAKEKIKCNFNNTKKSYEPVWKIIDERWDHQLHRPLHAAAYYLNPHLHYEPTFRHDDPQVKEGLHMCMRRLVKDVAERKKINLQLVEFHFARGLFSMEEAKDSRKIMQPGEWWEMFGDGTPELRRFAIRVLSLTCSSSGCERNWSSFEMVHTKRRNRLQQKKMNDLVYVMYNLKLKSKQNRKSIALPFDEIESDNEWITEEGYNDEDEQPQA, encoded by the exons ATGCTTATGGGAAGAGGTGGATCGTTCTCAGCTAGAGGGCCTGGAAAAAGGGATGCACTCAAGGCTGT TATGTCTGGGACTGGGAGTGGGAATGGATCAGATTCATCAAATGCCAATACAGGCACATCCATAGGTGCAGCAAGCAGAAGCAAAAATGCTCCAGGAAATAGGATTGATATTGGGTGGAAGCATGGGACAAATGTTTTAGGGAATGGTAAAAAAGTTAAGTGCAACTACTGCTCAAAGATCAACAATGGGGGAATTTTTAGATTTAAGCGTCATCTTGCTGGGACTAGATGGGATTCTGAACCTTGTGCTTCAGTGCTTGAAGAAGttaagatgcttatgatgaATGTTATTGCAAAGGTTGCTAATGCatcagagaagagaagaaagttGAACAGTATTCATGAAGAAGGTACTGAGGGAGTGGAAGTGGAGTCAAATAGTAGTCAAAGTGGAATACAATGGAAAGGGATGCTTGCATTCAAAGGAAGAGGAAAAGCAAAATTTGTTCAGGCTAGTGGTGGTGAGGGAGTTCAAGCAACTTTAAATCAGTTATATAAAAAAGGTGACAAAGATAAAGTTGATGATCAATGTGCTGAATTTTGGTACACAAGTGCCATTCCATTCAATGTTATTAAAAATCCAACTTTTGCAAAATTTTGTGACATGGTTGGGAGATATGGGGTTAGCTATAAACCTCCATCATATCATGATATCAGAGAGAAGCTTTTGAAAAGAGCAGTGACCAAAACTGATGTAATGCTTCAAGAATTTAGGGATGAGTGGAAGAAAACTGGTTGCTCAATTATGTCTGATGGGTGGACCGATAAAAAAAGACGttcaatttgtaattttttggtGAACAGTCCAAAAGGGACTATATTTCTTTATTCATTGGATACCTCAGACATCTCAAAAACAACTGACAAAGTGTTGAAGATGTTGGATGATGTAGTGGATTTTGTTGGAGAGGAGAATGTAGTGCAGGTGATAACTGATAATGTTGCAAATTACAAAGCAGCTGGAGAATTGTTGATGCATAAACGAGAGAATTTGTATTGGACCCCATGTGTTGCTCATTGCattgatttaatatttgaagattTTGAGAAACATTTGAAGGTTCATCAGACTACTATAACGAAGGGAAGAAGGATCACCACCTACATTTATGGTAGAACAATGTTGATTAGCATCATGAAGAAGTTCACAAATGGAAGAGACTTGATTAGGCCTGGTATGACTAGATTTGCCACAGCTTATTTAACTTTAGCTTGCCTTCATGAATTTAAAGCATCATTAATGAGCATGTTTAGCTCTGAAGAGTGGAAAACAAGCAAGTTTGGAACTTCACAAGAGGGAAGAAAAGTACAGAATATGGCTTTGGATAGTCGATTTTGGAATAACGTAACCATGTGCCTCAAAGTTGCTGCCCTTCTTATGGTGGTCCTTCGATTGGTGGATTCAGATGTAAAACCCGCCATGGGTTTCATATATGAGGAGATGGAAAATGcaaaagagaagataaaatgCAACTTTAATAACACCAAGAAAAG CTATGAGCCTGTTTGGAAAATTATTGATGAGAGGTGGGATCATCAGCTTCACAGGCCTTTGCATGCAGCTGCATATTATCTTAATCCTCACCTGCACTATGAACCTACTTTCAGACATGATGACCCTCAAGTGAAAGAAGGGTTGCACATGTGTATGAGAAGATTGGTCAAGGATGTtgcagaaaggaaaaaaattaatttgcaaCTTGTTGAGTTTCATTTTGCTAGAGGGCTTTTCTCTATGGAAGAGGCAAAGGACAGTAGAAAAATCATGCAACCTGGAGAATGGTGGGAGATGTTTGGTGATGGAACTCCAGAACTGAGGAGATTTGCTATTCGTGTTTTGAGCTTGACTTGTAGCTCTTCTGGGTGTGAGCGTAATTGGAGCTCATTTGAAATG gtTCATACAAAGAGAAGAAATCGAttacaacaaaagaaaatgaatgactTGGTTTATGTCATGTATAACTTGAagttaaaaagtaaacaaaatagaaaaagtaTTGCTCTTCCATTTGATGAGATTGAATCTGACAATGAATGGATAACTGAAGAGGGATATAATGATGAGGATGAGCAACCTCAAGCTTAA